One window of Camelina sativa cultivar DH55 chromosome 4, Cs, whole genome shotgun sequence genomic DNA carries:
- the LOC104782289 gene encoding uncharacterized protein LOC104782289, whose protein sequence is MCILCVIQKWSRRVATMLPWLVLPLIGLWALSQLLPPAFRFEITSPRLACVFVLLVTLFWYEVLMPQLSTWRVRRNARLRERKRLEAMELQKLKKTATRRCRNCSTPYRDQNPGGGRFMCSYCGHISKRPVLDMPVPPGLGLSGSGILKDLVGRGGKMLNEKGCNENGWMHGQEWPDNSTWTSESAHWRNNSGSTFGDDENCLVEKSYPSGVVFACRLLTSFFMSIRWLWRKIFSFTSSVDDSSTDADQRRLLARQGENGNSFHESRVEKARRKAEEKRQARLEKEHLEEEERKQREEVARLVEERRKLRDEKTEAEKCSKASSASKEKDTKREAEKKRQERKKERDKASSKSNSDAEELDKRIGKDTDHKRELEKNDHFRSPNMEKRHGHGVDNNATSNSNMTGAGGRYFDRVKGTFFSSSKAFTDNRFFGRGVNMSATTAKENKPTIGSADHSHAPAQIRHINPPEFVAGKSGSNGGERNTNRHVISEPQPSGEPKKSWQQLFARTPSVPASSNVSVISRPSTKPKDVQSSQVPNQDHSIRTFDNPISFGLPSPFTIPTTYSSGSTISSLGFSSSRDNCHPQPGENARTFMPEEERFEDPCYVPDPISLLGPVSESLDLRAEFKTGVGLEKSHLLKNAPFCEVNKPSPIESPLSRLRVADEKQVNDGSWQMWKTTFGQDLLLPSENSRSNEENAVHHVPHNRTSSLFAKDDPIHSAYSHRKDYFENDQRSGAFSPIAGPSNHDPWSQKMFLPASSGTESLLSHSRPEEASPNNVAYMSPTGMAPDNPFELPSPNHWLKKVKKTGDGTGRQFVEGQFLNQDVQSFW, encoded by the exons ATGTGTATATTGTGTGTGATTCAAAAGTGGTCTCGCCGGGTTGCAACGATGCTGCCTTGGTTGGTCTTACCTTTGATTGGACTATGGGCTCTCTCTCAGCTTCTTCCACCTGCTTTTCGTTTCGAAATCACTTCTCCAAGGCTAGCTTGTGTATTTGTCCTTTTGGTTACTTTGTTCTGGTACGAGGTTTTGATGCCTCAGTTGTCTACTTGGCGGGTCCGCAGAAATGCACGTCttagggagagaaagagattggaAGCTATGGAACTGCAGAAGCTTAAGAAAACTGCTACTCGTCGCTGTCGTAACTGCTCAACGCCTTACCGTGACCAAAACCCTGGTGGTGGGCGATTTATGTGCTCTTATTGTGGGCATATATCTAAGAGACCTGTTTTAGACATGCCTGTGCCTCCAGGGTTAGGACTTTCTGGTTCTGGAATTTTGAAGGATCTTGTAGGAAGAGGTGGTAAGATGTTGAATGAGAAGGGATGTAATGAGAATGGTTGGATGCACGGGCAAGAATGGCCAGATAACAGCACATGGACTAGCGAGTCTGCCCATTGGCGGAATAATAGTGGTAGTACCTTTGGTGACGATGAGAATTGTTTGGTGGAAAAATCATATCCTAGTGGCGTTGTTTTTGCTTGCAGACTGCTTACTTCTTTTTTCATGAGCATTAGGTGGCTTTGGAGAAAGATTTTTAGCTTTACCTCTTCAGTTGATGATTCGTCAACTGATGCTGACCAGAGACGATTGCTGGCTAGGCAGGGTGAGAATGGGAACAGCTTTCATGAGAGTAGGGTTGAGAAAGCACGCAGAAAGGCTGAGGAGAAAAGACAAGCTAGGCTAGAAAAGGAGCatttggaggaagaagagagaaaacaacgAGAGGAAGTCGCAAGACTAGTGGAGGAACGGAGAAAGTTAAGAGATGAGAAGACTGAAGCCGAGAAATGCAGCAAAGCATCATCTGCTTCCAAGGAAAAAGATACCAAAAGGGAGGCTGAGAAAAAGCGTcaggagagaaagaaagaaagagataaggCCTCTAGTAAGAGCAATTCCGATGCCGAAGAGCTTGATAAGAGAATAGGAAAAGATACTGACCATAAGCGTGAGCTTGAGAAAAATGACCATTTCCGGAGCCCGAACATGGAAAAGAGACATGGGCATGGTGTAGATAATAATGCTACTAGTAACAGTAACATGACAGGTGCTGGCGGTAGGTACTTTGATCGTGTGAAGGGTACGTTCTTCTCGTCTTCTAAGGCTTTTACAGATAACCGGTTCTTTGGAAGAGGTGTCAATATGTCAGCTACAACTGCAAAAGAGAATAAGCCAACCATTGGCTCTGCAGACCATTCTCATGCACCTGCTCAGATTAGGCATATTAATCCTCCTGAATTTGTTGCTGGAAAATCTGGTTCAAATGGAGGGGAAAGGAATACTAATCGTCAT GTTATTTCTGAGCCGCAACCAAGTGGAGAACCTAAAAAATCATGGCAGCAACTATTTGCCCGTACGCCATCTGTGCCTGCTTCCTCCAATGTTAGTGTTATAAGTCGACCTAGTACGAAGCCCAAAGATGTTCAGAGTTCACAGGTTCCTAATCAAGATCATTCTATACGAACCTTTGACAATCCAATCAGTTTTGGGCTCCCATCACCATTCACTATACCTACTACATACTCCAGCGGATCGACTATCAGTAGCTTAGGTTTCTCATCTTCAAGAGATAATTGTCACCCTCAGCCTGGGGAAAATGCTCGTACTTTTATGCCTGAAGAAGAGCGTTTTGAAGATCCGTGTTATGTTCCGGATCCAATATCTCTTCTGGGACCTGTTTCAGAATCTCTTGATCTAAGGGCCGAGTTTAAAACTGGTGTAGGACTAGAAAAATCCCACTTGTTGAAGAATGCACCTTTTTGTGAGGTCAATAAGCCATCTCCGATTGAATCTCCCTTGTCAAGATTACGAGTTGCAGATGAAAAACAAGTTAACGATGGAAGTTGGCAAATGTGGAAGACCACCTTTGGCCAAGACCTCCTTCTACCTTCAGAGAATAGTAGATCTAATGAGGAAAATGCTGTGCATCATGTGCCTCATAATAGGACATCATCGTTATTTGCAAAAGATGACCCTATTCACAGTGCATATTCACACAGGAAGGACTACTTTGAAAATGATCAGAGAAGTGGTGCGTTCAGTCCCATTGCTGGTCCAAGCAACCATGATCCCTGGTCACAGAAAATGTTCCTCCCAGCATCATCTGGCACAGAGAGTCTTTTGTCGCATAGTCGACCAGAAGAAGCCAGCCCGAATAATGTTGCATACATGAGTCCAACTGGGATGGCTCCAGACAACCCATTTGAACTCCCCTCTCCGAATCACTGGCTCAA GAAAGTGAAGAAGACTGGGGATGGGACTGGGAGGCAATTTGTGGAGGGTCAATTCCTAAACCAAGATGTACAGTCGTTTTGGTAG
- the LOC104784257 gene encoding CBL-interacting serine/threonine-protein kinase 22-like, with product MAEDSNSSDSIIVNVVGDDNKSALFGKYDLGKLLGSGAFAKVYQAEDLQNGGESVAIKVVQKKRLKDGLTAHVKREISVMRRLRHPHIVLLSEVLATKTKIYFVMELAKGGELFSRVTSNRFTESLSRKYFRQLISAVRYCHARGVFHRDLKPENLLLDENRDLKVSDFGLSAMKEQIHPDGMLHTLCGTPAYVAPELLLKKGYDGSKSDIWSCGVVLFLLNAGYLPFRDPNIMGLYRKIHKAQYKLPDWTSSDLRRLLRRLLEPNPELRITVEEILKDPWFNHGVDPSEIIGIQADDYDLEENGKILNAFDLISSASSSNLSGLFGNFVTPDHCDQFVSDENTAEIMVKVEDVAKQLNLRIAKKKERRAIKLEGPHGVANVVVKVRRLTNELVMVEMKNKQRDVGLVWADALRQKLRRVINQPVYKNP from the exons atggCCGAAGACTCAAACTCGTCCGATTCCATCATCGTTAACGTCGTCGGAGATGATAACAAATCCGCGTTGTTCGGCAAATACGATCTCGGTAAACTCCTTGGCAGCGGCGCGTTTGCCAAAGTCTACCAAGCGGAGGATCTCCAAAACGGCGGAGAAAGCGTCGCGATCAAAGTCGTCCAAAAAAAGCGTTTGAAAGATGGACTAACGGCGCACGTTAAGAGAGAGATCTCCGTCATGCGCCGTCTCCGTCATCCTCATATCGTGCTCCTCTCCGAAGTCCTCGCCACCAAGACGAAGATCTATTTCGTCATGGAGCTAGCCAAAGGAGGCGAGCTTTTCTCCAGAGTCACAAGCAACCGTTTCACCGAGAGTCTTAGCCGGAAATATTTCCGCCAGCTTATCTCCGCCGTGAGGTATTGCCACGCGAGAGGTGTTTTCCACCGTGATTTGAAACCGGAGAATCTCCTCCTCGACGAGAATCGAGATCTCAAGGTTTCCGACTTCGGTCTCAGTGCGATGAAGGAGCAGATCCATCCCGACGGTATGCTCCACACGCTCTGTGGTACTCCTGCTTACGTGGCGCCGGAGCTTCTTTTGAAGAAAGGCTACGACGGCTCCAAATCTGATATTTGGTCGTGCGGCGTCGTTTTGTTCCTCCTCAACGCCGGCTACTTGCCGTTTCGCGATCCCAACATCATGGGACTGTACCGGAAAATTCACAAAGCTCAGTACAAATTACCGGATTGGACTTCTTCGGATCTACGGCGGTTGCTCCGCCGTCTCTTGGAACCGAATCCGGAACTGCGGATCACCGTCGAGGAGATTTTAAAGGATCCGTGGTTCAATCACGGAGTAGATCCGAGCGAAATCATCGGAATCCAAGCCGACGATTACGATCTAGAGGAGAACGGGAAAATCTTAAACGCTTTCGATTTGATTTCTTCGGCATCGTCATCGAACCTCTCCGGGTTGTTCGGGAATTTCGTGACGCCGGATCATTGTGACCAGTTCGTCTCCGACGAGAACACGGCGGAGATTATGGTGAAGGTCGAGGATGTTGCGAAGCAGTTGAATCTGAGAATcgcgaagaagaaggagagg agggcGATAAAGCTTGAAGGGCCACATGGAGTAGCCAATGTCGTCGTTAAAGTTCGCCGGCTAACAAATGAACTAGTCATGGTGGAGATGAAGAACAAGCAAAGAGACGTGGGCCTTGTTTGGGCCGATGCTCTTAGGCAAAAGCTACGTCGTGTGATTAACCAACCGGTTTATAAAAATCCCTGA
- the LOC104782290 gene encoding uncharacterized protein LOC104782290, translated as MALMRTRSQLNVSSLTPPPPPPSPIPRARGSRCAASEILTEIIERSVQVPELTLPESHSGGESCGSRHLIPAEIDFRLLASRREGSVDRLVRSAREFGAFRVSYHGISGEELRSLVRESGRVFGVLEGRETGFRRSVVGNRDEIVWVRSWKERMEWAREYIGPERYRCFSEEMENVADKLEGIARKLGQIMVENSRRQSDKRIQRGESVLSVYRYNHENVTEQSPPLPKEKTEDMLHYTLSLHLPAKNCEFRVNSGKGPLSFHADPDTILVTFGRQLEEWSLGEFKCRQGEIIYHPDVYGSPTSFSVELKCMSLFLSHASIATSKTFSLTHQIVTALLLLFFFQSFWIYGSHI; from the exons ATGGCTCTGATGCGAACCAGGAGCCAGTTGAACGTATCTTCTTTgactccaccaccaccacctccgtcTCCGATCCCTAGAGCCAGAGGTTCTCGTTGCGCTGCGAGCGAGATTCTCACCGAGATCATTGAGAGATCCGTTCAGGTTCCTGAGCTCACGCTTCCCGAATCTCATTCTGGAGGTGAATCTTGCGGTTCACGTCATCTGATCCCCGCGGAGATTGATTTTAGGTTATTGGCGTCGAGGAGAGAAGGCTCTGTTGATCGGTTGGTGCGATCCGCGAGAGAGTTTGGAGCGTTTCGTGTGAGCTACCATGGGATATCAGGGGAGGAACTTAGGTCTCTTGTGAGGGAATCGGGTCGGGTATTCGGTGTTTTGGAAGGAAGAGAAACCGGGTTTCGCCGGAGTGTTGTCGGAAACAGGGACGAGATCGTTTGGGTTCGGTCGTGGAAAGAGCGCATGGAATGGGCGCGCGAGTATATCGGACCTGAAAGGTACCGCTGCTTCAG CGAAGAAATGGAGAATGTAGCTGATAAACTTGAAGGGATAGCGAGGAAACTAGGGCAGATAATGGTAGAAAACTCAAGAAGACAAAGTGATAAGAGGATACAAAGAGGAGAATCTGTGCTCAGCGTTTACAGATATAATCATGAAAACGTAACTGAGCAAAGCCCTCCTTTGCCCAAAGAGAAGACCGAAGATATGCTTCATTACACGCTTAGCCTTCACCTTCCGGCTAAGAACTGCGAGTTCCGTGTCAATTCAGGGAAAGGCCCGCTTTCTTTCCATGCCGATCCCGACACTATCCTTGTCACGTTTGGTCGTCAGCTTGAG GAGTGGAGTTTAGGAGAATTCAAATGTCGTCAAGGAGAAATCATCTATCATCCAGATGTGTATGGCTCCCCCACTTCCTTCTCCGTAGAGCTCAAGTGCATGTCTCTTTTCTTATCACACGCTTCTATTGCAACATCCAAAACCTTCTCTTTAACCCATCAGATTGTCACTGCGTTACTCctactttttttcttccaatccTTTTGGATTTATGGGTCACATATATGA
- the LOC104784258 gene encoding protein DETOXIFICATION 53-like: protein MQVGEEMASLTKIACPIVMTSLLIFSRSIISMWFLSHLGKVELAGGALAMGFGNITGVSVLKGLSVGMDPICGQAFGAKRWTVLSHTFQKMFCLLIVVSIPIAFAWLNIEPIFLKLGQDPDITKVAKIYMLFFVPELLAQAMLHPLRTFLRTQGLTSPLTISAIVSILLHPVFNYVFVVRMRLGVKGVAIAMAFNTMNINVGLLVYTCFSDSIIKPWEGLALRSLFRGWWPLLSLAAPSAISVCLEYWWYEIMLFLCGLLGNPKASVAAMGILIQTTGILYVVPFAISSAIATRVGHALGGGQPTRAQCTTVIGLILAVAYGLAAAVFVTALRSVWGKMFTDEPEILGLISSALPILGLCEIGNSPQTAACGVLTGTARPKDGARVNLCAFYIVGLPVAVTTTFGFKVGFRGLWFGLLAAQMTCLVMMLYTLIRTDWSHQVKRAEELTSAAADKSHSEEETVHAEVEDEDDVGSNDLEIGLLQNTN, encoded by the coding sequence ATGCAGGTGGGAGAGGAGATGGCGTCACTCACAAAAATAGCATGCCCGATTGTGATGACATCACTGCTCATTTTTTCAAGATCAATAATTTCAATGTGGTTCCTGAGTCACCTCGGAAAAGTAGAACTCGCTGGCGGTGCGCTTGCCATGGGCTTCGGAAACATCACCGGAGTCTCCGTACTCAAAGGCCTTTCCGTTGGTATGGACCCAATATGTGGCCAAGCCTTCGGAGCTAAACGTTGGACCGTACTTAGCCATACGTTTCAGAAAATGTTCTGTCTTCTAATTGTCGTCTCCATTCCAATCGCCTTTGCGTGGCTTAACATCGAACCCATCTTCCTCAAGTTGGGTCAAGACCCGGATATAACCAAAGTCGCCAAAATCTACATGCTCTTTTTCGTCCCTGAGCTCTTGGCTCAGGCCATGCTCCACCCCTTGCGAACGTTCCTCAGAACGCAAGGCCTGACTTCACCGCTAACAATATCTGCCATTGTGtccatccttcttcatcctgtcTTCAACTACGTCTTCGTCGTGCGTATGCGTTTAGGCGTTAAGGGTGTTGCGATCGCAATGGCTTTTAACACTATGAATATCAACGTGGGACTTCTAGTTTACACGTGCTTCTCGGATTCTATCATCAAACCGTGGGAAGGGCTCGCTTTGCGGTCGCTTTTCCGCGGCTGGTGGCCACTGCTTTCTCTAGCCGCACCAAGCGCTATCTCGGTGTGCTTGGAGTATTGGTGGTATGAGATCATGCTTTTTCTTTGTGGGCTTCTTGGGAACCCTAAAGCGAGTGTAGCCGCCATGGGAATACTGATTCAGACCACGGGGATATTATACGTAGTCCCGTTTGCGATAAGCAGCGCCATTGCTACCCGTGTAGGACACGCGTTAGGAGGCGGCCAACCCACACGGGCTCAATGTACGACTGTGATTGGTTTGATACTTGCAGTAGCGTACGGGTTAGCAGCTGCTGTTTTTGTAACGGCGCTTAGGTCGGTTTGGGGAAAGATGTTCACGGATGAACCGGAGATTCTCGGGCTGATTTCATCCGCGCTTCCGATATTGGGGCTTTGTGAGATTGGAAACTCGCCGCAGACGGCTGCATGCGGAGTCTTGACGGGGACGGCGAGGCCTAAAGATGGTGCACGCGTTAACCTATGTGCATTCTACATTGTAGGGTTGCCTGTGGCAGTCACGACTACGTTTGGGTTTAAGGTTGGGTTTCGTGGGCTATGGTTTGGACTGTTGGCTGCACAGATGACGTGTTTGGTAATGATGCTTTATACGTTGATCCGTACGGACTGGAGCCATCAAGTGAAGCGGGCTGAGGAACTTACATCCGCTGCAGCCGATAAAAGTCACTCGGAAGAAGAAACCGTCCATGCTGAagtagaagacgaagatgatgttGGTAGTAATGATCTGGAGATTGGTTTACTACAAAACACGAATTGA
- the LOC104782291 gene encoding non-specific lipid-transfer protein 1-like, translated as MAIGMKFACLVLACMIVAGPVTANAALLSCDAVHNYLAPCIVYVIQGGVIPRGCCNGVRNLYSTAHTTADRQQICGCIQQNARRVGSVLNPGAGRAAGIPKACGVKIPYKISYSLNCKTVR; from the exons ATGGCCATAGGGATGAAGTTTGCATGCTTGGTCTTGGCATGCATGATTGTGGCTGGTCCAGTCACAGCTAACGCGGCTCTGCTCAGTTGTGACGCCGTTCACAACTACTTGGCACCGTGCATTGTCTACGTGATACAAGGTGGTGTCATTCCCCGAGGTTGCTGCAACGGCGTTAGAAACCTTTACAGCACGGCCCATACGACCGCAGACCGTCAGCAAATTTGCGGTTGCATTCAACAGAACGCTAGACGCGTAGGATCTGTTCTTAACCCTGGCGCTGGCCGTGCAGCTGGAATTCCAAAGGCATGTGGAGTCAAAATTCCATACAAGATCAGCTATAGCCTCAACTGCAAGAC CGTGAGGTGA
- the LOC104782295 gene encoding non-specific lipid-transfer protein 1-like: MAGVMKLACLFLACMIVAGPITANAALSCGAVSSNLAPCIGYVMQGGAIPPACCNGVRNLNSMARTTPDRQQACNCIQSVARNLGSGVNAGRAAGIPKSCGVNIPYKISTSTNCKTVR, encoded by the exons ATGGCCGGAGTGATGAAGTTGGCATGCTTGTTCTTGGCCTGCATGATCGTGGCCGGTCCAATCACAGCTAACGCGGCTCTGAGTTGTGGTGCCGTTAGCAGCAACTTGGCACCGTGCATTGGCTACGTGATGCAGGGTGGTGCCATTCCCCCAGCTTGCTGCAACGGCGTTAGAAACCTTAACAGCATGGCCCGTACGACCCCAGACCGTCAGCAAGCTTGTAACTGCATTCAGAGTGTCGCTAGAAACCTAGGATCTGGTGTCAACGCTGGCCGTGCAGCTGGAATCCCCAAGTCATGTGGAGTCAACATTCCTTACAAGATCAGCACCAGCACCAACTGCAAGAC CGTGAGGTGA